From Panicum hallii strain FIL2 chromosome 2, PHallii_v3.1, whole genome shotgun sequence, a single genomic window includes:
- the LOC112881490 gene encoding peptidyl-prolyl cis-trans isomerase FKBP16-4, chloroplastic yields the protein MELSVVPSISLSPRRALPLPGRRAVRRPAFACRCSCSPDESRGSTRRWFASLLAAAAVVGVGVAGGEAGAVSTSRRALRASKIPESEFTTLPNGLKYYDIKVGSGAKAVKGSRVAVHYVAKWKGITFMTSRQGLGVGGGTPYGFDVGNSERGNVLKGLDLGVEGMKVGGQRLIIVPPELAYGKKGVQEIPPNATIELDVELLSIKQSPFGTPVKIVEG from the exons ATGGAGCTCTCCGTCGTGCCCTCCATCTCCCTctccccgcgccgcgcgcttCCGCTCCCGGGCAGGAGGGCGGTGCGGCGGCCGGCCTTCGCCTGCCGCTGCAGCTGCTCCCCGGACGAGTCGCGCGGGTCCACCAGGCGGTGGTTCGcctccctcctcgccgccgctgcaG TGGTGGGAGTTGGCGTGGCCGGAGGGGAAGCCGGCGCGGTGTCCACCAGCCGGAGGGCG CTCAGGGCGTCCAAGATTCCGGAGAGCGAGTTCACCACCCTTCCCAACGGCCTCAA GTACTATGACATCAAGGTAGGAAGTGGGGCTAAAGCTGTTAAAGGATCCCGTGTCGCG GTACATTATGTAGCCAAGTGGAAGGGCATCACATTCATGACAAGCAGGCAGGGTCTTGGTGTTGGTGGTGGAACG CCATATGGTTTTGATGTTGGCAATTCTGAGAGAGGCAATGTTTTAAAAGGACTGGATCTTGGGGTTGAGGGAATGAAAGTTGGTGGCCAG AGGTTGATCATCGTTCCTCCTGAATTGGCGTATGGAAAGAAAGGTGTCCAAGAAATTCCTCCAAATGCAACCATTGAG CTGGATGTTGAGCTACTATCAATCAAGCAGAGTCCATTTGG GACTCCTGTGAAGATCGTCGAAGGATAA